A portion of the Halorientalis sp. IM1011 genome contains these proteins:
- a CDS encoding winged helix-turn-helix domain-containing protein: MNSDWDDVSFVISSQYRIAVLRRLADGPATPSRIANDADLGIAHISRALQGLRERNLVELLVSEDRRKGRVYGITEKGGNVWQKIEAENMV; encoded by the coding sequence ATGAACTCAGACTGGGACGACGTAAGCTTCGTTATCAGTTCGCAGTACCGCATCGCGGTCCTCAGGCGGCTCGCCGACGGGCCGGCGACCCCGTCGCGCATCGCGAACGACGCCGATCTCGGCATCGCACACATCTCGCGGGCCCTCCAGGGGCTCCGCGAGCGGAATCTCGTCGAACTGCTGGTCTCCGAGGACAGACGCAAGGGTCGTGTCTACGGGATCACCGAAAAAGGCGGCAACGTGTGGCAGAAGATCGAGGCCGAAAACATGGTGTAA
- the rdfA gene encoding rod-determining factor RdfA, with product MTGTDCQCKVGRGVEDFGLDGIHDDLVRRWCGDGRERQSLRELATYFNRRLLGSAVESADEAPLSGEVSNLYRLLTDDDVSSGVRTQTRRRLETAGVPVEAVESAFVSHQTVHTHLTECLGVSRETEADDPESRRRADRDRIRALQSRTEAVTTDALERLRDSEALALADFDVLVDVTVLCDECGRQHDVGSLLDRGGCDCQE from the coding sequence ATGACCGGGACGGACTGCCAGTGCAAGGTCGGCCGCGGCGTCGAGGACTTCGGTCTCGACGGGATACACGACGATCTGGTCCGTCGCTGGTGTGGCGACGGGCGGGAGCGACAGAGCCTCCGTGAACTGGCGACCTACTTCAACAGGCGACTGCTGGGCTCGGCGGTCGAGTCGGCCGACGAGGCACCGCTATCGGGCGAAGTGTCGAACCTCTACCGACTGCTGACGGACGACGACGTGAGCAGCGGGGTCCGGACCCAGACCCGCCGTCGCCTCGAGACCGCTGGCGTACCGGTCGAGGCGGTCGAGTCGGCCTTCGTCTCCCACCAGACCGTTCACACGCATCTGACGGAGTGTCTCGGCGTCTCTCGGGAGACGGAGGCGGACGACCCCGAATCACGCCGGCGCGCGGATCGGGATCGAATCCGCGCGCTCCAGAGTCGCACGGAAGCCGTCACGACGGACGCGCTCGAACGGCTTCGCGACTCGGAGGCGCTCGCGCTGGCCGACTTCGACGTGCTCGTCGACGTGACCGTCCTCTGTGACGAGTGCGGCCGCCAGCACGACGTGGGCTCGCTGCTCGATCGGGGCG